The Candidatus Methylomirabilis limnetica region GCTTGCAGGTGACGGCGACGTTCTGCTTGAAGACGCCAGAGGCGGGATCGGCAGCTCGTCGGATCTCGTGAGCGCCATGGCAATCGGTGCAGGTTGCGGCAGTGAGATTGCCTTTCTGTAGGATGGCCAAACAGGAGACAGGACAGGGGGCGGTGCGAAGCATCGCGAATCAGGTATTTGATGTTTTCCCCTACAGCGCCACGGTAACCCAGGTAATGATATTGTGACAAGAGGCAGTTGAACAGCGCATAATCCTCCGATTTGAGGCTTACAACCGTGATCCGAAGGGGAATCAATGCCTTGAGACTGTCGCTGATCCCTTCCTTTCGATATGGAACAGATGGATAAGAAGGACGGGACGTAAAAGTAAGTTTCCCCTGGCGGGGAGGCAACACAATAGAGCCAGCTCGCTCCAGTTTCAGCAGGAGGCTGCGGCAGGCCATGTCTTTGTATTGCCCTGTGGGACTTTGCCAGTTCCACAACCTGCAAATCTCCAAAGAGAGGCGGGTGCGGTGCCAGTCGGGGGTGGCAGTAAGCAGCTGTCGGATTTGCTGGACATTTACGGTCATGGATTGTTCCATGCCGTGGAATATCACATAAAAAAACGCGTGAGTCCAGCAAAAATGAAGGGGTTCATGAAACTTTTTTAAGGGGTATTCCGTCAGGAAGAAATCACACCTGTTTTATTACTCCATGCTCAGTAGCGGCAAATTATGTGCCGAACAGTATTGGGACAGACACTATTTATCGTGACGATTCGTGGTGTTTACGGTCATGATCGCGCATGCCACGGAGTACCTGAATCGTTGCACCCGACCACTCGCATCATGTGAGGCAACAAGGGAATGATCGCCAGGAAGTCTTTCGGAACGACAGGGATTCGAAGGCGCACGACGACAGAGCAGCCACTGCGAAGAGACGGGCTCATCTGGGAGGTGCGCAGGACACTGGACGAGTAAGATACGTATTGCAGAGGGGAAGATCAAGAGAGGATTTCAAGAAAGAGTGTCTGTCCTTATATCCCGAAGGCCCGAATGGTTTAAAGGGTCAGTAAGCCCTGTGTCCAGTATGCAGAAAGCCGGCGGAAACGTAGCTGATCGAAAGAGCGATGTGCGTGGTGGATAGAGGAGTCCGAACGCCCGGTATGCAGTCTTGCCGAAGTAATCAACCGAACTGCCGTGATCCGTATGTCCGGTGGTGTGGGAGGGGGGATGCCGTGAGGCCCCCCTATCCCGATTGGGCATCAAAGGGAGAGACGTGAATACCGCATACACTGTTGTCAATCTTCAACAAGGAACTACTGAGTGGCTTGAGTGGCGCAGCAATGGCATTGGCGCATCGGATGCTCCAGCTATCATGGGTGAAAACCCGTGGAAAAGCTCAGCTGATCTACTTTCAGAAAAACTCGGCACAGCCGAGCAATTCGAGGGCAGCGCGGCAATGGCAAGAGGCACCGCACTTGAGCCGGAAGCCAGAAAGCGATACGAGGCAATCAGCAAGGTTCGCGTTACTCCCGCTTGCCTCCAAAGCAATAAGCACAAGTGGCAGCGTGCCAGCGTGGACGGCTTGGCAGCCAATGGGAGCACAGTGGTAGAAATCAAATGTGGCGAAAGCGTCCACAGAAAGACAGTTAGCAGCCGACAAGTGCCAAGCTATTACATCGGTCAGCTTCAGCATATTCTGGCGGTTACTGGGCTGCCAGGCATTGATTTCTTCTGTTGGTTACCAGGTCTTCAAGAAATCCACCTTCGCGTCGAACGAGACGACCCTTACATTGCTCGGCTCATTGTCACAGAGCAGGCATTCTGGCAGCAGCTCATAAAGCAAAAAAGGTAGTTTTAAAGCTCAACAGGGCGCTTCAGCCGATGTCTCTGCCCACGAATCGCTCCGGCAGCGCCGCGGCTGAGCCCATCAGTTGGGCAGCGACGGAGAGTTCTGAGGCGACACCATGAATCCTACTATTGTCGGCATGATCGTGTTCGCATGTACGTTCGGAGGAGCGCTGCTCGGAATGTGGTCGCGCACCGCCTTACCAGAGCATCATTTCGACGCTGAGTCGAGAGGCACGGCGAAGGCTGGGATCGGGCTCATCGCCACGATGGCCGCGCTCGAAGGTGCGATGGGCGGCCACGGTGTCGGCCGCGCCGAGATCATCGAA contains the following coding sequences:
- a CDS encoding Druantia anti-phage system protein DruA — its product is MEQSMTVNVQQIRQLLTATPDWHRTRLSLEICRLWNWQSPTGQYKDMACRSLLLKLERAGSIVLPPRQGKLTFTSRPSYPSVPYRKEGISDSLKALIPLRITVVSLKSEDYALFNCLLSQYHYLGYRGAVGENIKYLIRDASHRPLSCLLFGHPTERQSHCRNLHRLPWRSRDPTSCRSRLWRLQAERRRHLQA
- a CDS encoding YqaJ viral recombinase family protein, with protein sequence MNTAYTVVNLQQGTTEWLEWRSNGIGASDAPAIMGENPWKSSADLLSEKLGTAEQFEGSAAMARGTALEPEARKRYEAISKVRVTPACLQSNKHKWQRASVDGLAANGSTVVEIKCGESVHRKTVSSRQVPSYYIGQLQHILAVTGLPGIDFFCWLPGLQEIHLRVERDDPYIARLIVTEQAFWQQLIKQKR